From the genome of Verrucomicrobiota bacterium, one region includes:
- a CDS encoding LptF/LptG family permease codes for MKTLNLYIFRKVLFACVMSVGLFTLILLMARAVKDVVPLLSIGYLDWYQFLGMLATLVPFVASYALPLGMLTGVLLVLGKLSAHNEITAMRCAGLSIWRISAPILAIAVLGVAGSVMVNHYFAPNSKAAYRTQMVNTISQDPLKLIVAKTFIREFPGRVIYINEETDSELRDFWIWQLDDNRNVHQFVRAQRGIFSFDAEQEALILTVFDGYAENRDQKDPDGLDKPVIAINFDKGRIKLPLAGFLGKSTYSKTLSSLNFNDLLEERAKTLTDSNLDPQEKREQVIRVQSQVQHNFAMAYSVLSLTFLAIPLGIKVGRSESYANIMLALGMAFIYYLAIIIVGWVEKNPSLRPDLLIWIPNISFQAIGFYLFGRVTSR; via the coding sequence GTGAAAACGCTTAATTTATATATTTTCCGCAAGGTATTATTCGCCTGTGTGATGTCGGTTGGATTGTTCACCTTGATTTTGCTTATGGCCAGAGCAGTTAAGGATGTGGTTCCTTTGCTCAGTATTGGATATCTTGATTGGTACCAATTCCTTGGGATGTTGGCCACATTGGTGCCGTTTGTTGCTTCGTACGCATTGCCTTTGGGAATGTTGACTGGTGTCCTACTCGTTCTTGGCAAGTTGTCGGCTCACAATGAAATCACCGCTATGCGTTGTGCAGGATTGAGTATATGGCGCATTTCAGCTCCCATTTTGGCTATCGCAGTGTTGGGTGTTGCTGGTTCTGTCATGGTCAATCACTACTTTGCACCCAATTCGAAGGCCGCCTACAGAACTCAGATGGTTAATACGATTAGCCAGGATCCGCTGAAACTGATTGTCGCCAAAACATTCATTCGCGAATTTCCTGGCCGGGTTATCTATATAAATGAAGAGACGGATTCAGAGTTGAGAGATTTTTGGATTTGGCAGTTGGATGATAATCGGAATGTCCACCAGTTTGTCCGGGCCCAGCGAGGCATATTCAGTTTCGACGCAGAACAGGAGGCGTTAATTCTTACCGTCTTTGATGGGTACGCCGAAAACAGAGATCAAAAAGACCCGGACGGCTTGGATAAACCGGTCATAGCGATTAATTTCGACAAAGGTAGGATTAAGCTCCCTCTAGCCGGATTTCTTGGAAAATCAACCTATAGCAAAACGCTTTCCTCACTCAATTTTAATGATCTTCTGGAAGAGCGTGCGAAGACTTTAACTGATTCAAATTTGGATCCTCAGGAAAAACGGGAACAGGTTATTCGCGTTCAGTCTCAAGTTCAGCACAATTTTGCGATGGCCTACTCGGTCCTGTCCTTAACCTTTTTGGCTATTCCTCTGGGGATCAAAGTGGGGCGCAGCGAAAGCTACGCTAACATCATGCTGGCGTTGGGAATGGCGTTTATTTACTACCTGGCGATTATCATCGTCGGATGGGTGGAAAAAAATCCGTCGCTGCGTCCTGATTTGCTCATATGGATACCAAATATAAGTTTTCAGGCCATTGGGTTTTACTTATTTGGTCGGG
- the rlmN gene encoding 23S rRNA (adenine(2503)-C(2))-methyltransferase RlmN, whose product MKYQPDKKLIYGESLEELEQFAKECGQPKFRAKQLTEWLYKSRVRTWAEMTNLPGNWRAKLVDTYILEPVKPLFNSESKDVTNKLLMQLGDDSFIETVLIRAPMKGIGQKESRITVCISTQVGCAYGCKFCASGLMGWKRDLLPGEIVAQLLQVCHMEDGRTPRAKPEIPSFDNIVVMGMGEPLANYDNLMKAIRIINADWGLKFGARRITVSTSGLVPQIKMLSEEDVQFRLAISLHGATNKVRTEIMPINRKYPLEELIPAAKAFAVKHGRMLTLEYILIEDVNDSLDEARELVKIAKNLHAHVNLIPYNRVEGLAWKRPNVLRQDTFANVLKKAEISHTVRREKGHDIDAACGQLRLKEEAPDQPDGVRFDFAEN is encoded by the coding sequence ATGAAGTACCAACCTGATAAAAAGCTCATCTACGGGGAATCCCTGGAAGAATTGGAACAGTTTGCGAAGGAATGTGGACAGCCCAAATTCCGTGCCAAGCAATTGACAGAATGGCTCTACAAAAGTCGCGTTAGAACCTGGGCCGAAATGACCAACTTGCCAGGGAATTGGAGAGCAAAGTTGGTCGATACCTACATTTTAGAGCCAGTCAAACCACTCTTTAATTCAGAGTCCAAGGATGTTACGAATAAGTTATTAATGCAACTCGGAGACGACTCGTTCATCGAGACAGTTCTAATCCGCGCGCCCATGAAGGGAATTGGCCAAAAGGAGTCGAGAATCACGGTATGTATTTCAACACAAGTCGGCTGTGCTTACGGCTGCAAATTCTGCGCCTCAGGCCTTATGGGTTGGAAACGAGATTTACTTCCAGGAGAGATCGTGGCCCAGCTATTGCAAGTTTGCCATATGGAGGATGGGCGCACGCCAAGAGCAAAACCAGAAATACCCTCCTTCGATAACATTGTTGTTATGGGTATGGGCGAACCGTTGGCCAACTATGACAATCTCATGAAAGCCATACGCATCATAAACGCTGATTGGGGCCTCAAATTTGGTGCACGCAGAATTACTGTTTCAACGTCGGGCTTGGTGCCGCAGATAAAAATGCTATCGGAAGAAGACGTCCAATTTCGTCTGGCTATCAGCCTCCATGGAGCGACGAATAAAGTGCGGACAGAGATCATGCCGATAAATCGCAAATATCCTCTTGAGGAGCTGATTCCCGCGGCCAAGGCCTTTGCTGTGAAACACGGACGCATGCTCACTCTGGAATATATTCTGATTGAAGATGTCAATGATTCGCTGGATGAAGCCAGGGAGCTGGTGAAAATAGCGAAAAATCTTCATGCCCACGTAAATTTGATTCCTTATAATCGCGTCGAAGGGCTCGCATGGAAACGGCCCAATGTTTTGAGACAGGACACCTTCGCCAACGTCCTTAAAAAGGCCGAAATCTCACATACGGTCCGGCGCGAGAAAGGACACGATATTGATGCAGCCTGCGGACAATTGAGATTAAAGGAGGAAGCCCCGGATCAGCCAGATGGTGTTCGCTTTGATTTTGCAGAAAACTGA